CTACCGCTGAGCCGCCGCGAAAGGCCCGCGTAGTGCTCCAGAATGGCTTCACTGGCTCTGAGCTTGGGCTTTGGGTCCGGTCAGCTTGCTATGCGGTACTCGTTGATGGGGCCGCCGACGGCCTGACGGCGTTCGATCCGAGTCGCTGGCAGGGGGATGACGGTGGGTCGTCGTTCGGGGCGAGTTGGCTTCGGCCCTGGTGGGGCCGATGCTCATTGAAGTGGCGCGCGTAGTCGCGAAGGATTTCTCGGCGTGGTCGCGGTTGAGCAGCAGGACCCGGTCGGTGCACTCCTCTCGTACGGAGGGCACGAAGCGCTCCGCGTGCGGGTTGCAGTTCGGGCTGCGCGCGGGATCTCGACTACAGTGACGCCCTCGCTAGTGAAGACGGCGTCGAACGCCGCGGTGAACTTGGCGTCACGATCCCTGATCAGGTAGAGGAATCGGCTGGCGCGGTCGCCGATCTCCCACAGGAGCTGGCGCGCTGCTGGGTGGCCCAGCCTGCGGTCGGGTGGGCGGTGACGCCGAGGATGTGGACCCGGTGGGTACGCACCTCTATGACGACCAGCGCGTACAGGCGGTGCAAGCCGATGGTGTCGAGATGGAAGAAGTCCGTGGCCAGCAAGCCATTGGCCTGCGCTTTGAGAAAGGCTGCCCACTCGTGCCGCGCATGGCGGGAGCGGGGTGCGGGGCCGAGTCCTGCGGCGCGGAGCACTGCGTACGGTTGCCGCGCTGACCTTGTGGCCGAGGCGTCGCAGCTCGCCGTGCACGCGGCGGATTCCCCAGCGGGAGTTCTCCGCGGCGAGTCGCAGGATCAGGTCGCGGACTTCCTCCGGTAGCGGTGGGCGTCCCGGTGACGGCGGATGCGTCCACCTCATGGTGACCAGGCGCCGGTGCCAGGCCAGGAGGGTGCGCGGGGAGACGATTCGGTACCCGCGCAGGGCTCGGGGGAGCAGGCGGGCGAGGGTGGCCAGCAGCGCTCGGTCCGGCCAGCTGGGCCGGGGCAGTTGCCCGAGCAGGAGGTATCACAACTGGATGGCGGACGGTTACTGCCGCTACGGCTAAGACATCTGCGTCTTGTTGTTGACACCAGCCACGGCCAGATGTACTGCCCAGGGAGGTTGCTGACGCTGCTGGGAGTGCACTCACGCCGCGAGGTGCAACGGGCGCGGTTCCGCACCAAAGCTGCGATGCAGGCCCAGGTGACGCAGCGAGGCCGTCACCTCGGTGGTCGCCCACCCTACGGCTACCGGCTCGCCGACGCCGGCCCACATCCGAATCGGGCACACGCCCGCTGGGGCCGCAGGGCGCACCGACTCGAGCCAGACCCGCATACCGCCCCGCACGTGGAGTTGATGTTCGCCCAGCGCCTGACCGGCCGCAGCGTCGCCGTGATCACCCGCGACCTCAACCAGCGGCAGGCGCCCTGCCCGTCCCGCGCCGACCCTGACCGCAACCCACGCCGCACCGGCCACCGTGGGACGCTACGCACCGTCGC
The nucleotide sequence above comes from Plantactinospora soyae. Encoded proteins:
- a CDS encoding recombinase family protein, with translation MQAQVTQRGRHLGGRPPYGYRLADAGPHPNRAHARWGRRAHRLEPDPHTAPHVELMFAQRLTGRSVAVITRDLNQRQAPCPSRADPDRNPRRTGHRGTLRTVAAILGNPRYTGRQVWNRLRDHNPLIRQVTCSPGRTPAAGTRPNSG